A part of Syngnathoides biaculeatus isolate LvHL_M chromosome 21, ASM1980259v1, whole genome shotgun sequence genomic DNA contains:
- the LOC133494677 gene encoding complement factor I-like isoform X4 has product MKEGLLLPLLLFSVTEIASSPSRSDDFLGPEECLLKKPTRASCDLVFCPPWQRCIEGRCSCKPPYLCPAEGSAPVCAKDGYRYSSYCQVMAMSCRFQRSTMSHFGETCSDQRPKFNITLDPDTGALTLFVPDGASPEGGKHLLVCGERWNMESANAVCRGLHHPLGAASAGLLEATALRRGFPDSCVSLRCQGFETSPAECVIHDAVRVGDGKVATATCYRESDATEERGFACASGKRVPADRTCDGTDDCGDQSDEMCCKRCRGGAFRCDTGVCLHPDAEGDGQIDCLAGEDEAATRKAAGTESKSTEYVSPRKEILTDRLHLESRLRCGVPNATAAYDDSVKDRARRFRRVVGGVAANRTQIQWQVGLSENGKVNCGGTYIGGCWIVTAAHCVRPHPSAYRVKFSIWEKSRPQDTTDIIPVGEVIIHPGFDSRTYENDIALVRLKDLPEQWGKCMEDNPAVKPACVPWSERLFNANHTCSISGWGRTAVGKASQVLLWAKVSLIDDCRRFYKDRFKPGMMCAGDLEGAVDSCQGDSGGPLVCEDHLGVSYLWGIVSWGDQCGQPGFPGVYTQVAHYFEWIRLHTGWSAVTRFNS; this is encoded by the exons ATGAAAGAGGGTCTTCTCCTGCCGCTTCTCCTCTTCTCCGTTACG GAAATCGCCTCGTCGCCGAGTCGATCAGATGACTTTCTGGGCCCGGAGGAGTGTCTCCTGAAAAA GCCCACGCGCGCGTCCTGCGACCTGGTCTTCTGCCCCCCGTGGCAGCGATGCATCGAGGGACGCTGCTCCTGCAAGCCGCCGTATTTGTGCCCCGCCGAGGGCTCGGCTCCCGTTTGCGCGAAGGACGGCTACCGCTACAGTTCCTACTGCCAG GTCATGGCGATGTCATGCCGCTTCCAGAGGTCGACCATGTCCCACTTCGGAGAAACCTGCTCAG ACCAGCGACCCAAGTTCAACATCACCCTGGATCCCGACACGGGCGCGCTCACCCTCTTCGTTCCGGACGGCGCGAGTCCCGAAGGCGGGAAGCACCTGCTGGTGTGCGGCGAGCGGTGGAACATGGAGAGCGCCAACGCGGTCTGCAGGGGTCTCCATCACCCTCT cggcgccgcgtccgccggccTGCTGGAAGCGACGGCCCTACGCCGGGGCTTTCCCGACAGCTGCGTCAGCCTCCGCTGTCAGGGCTTCGAGACGTCGCCGGCCGAGTGCGTCATCCACGACGCCGTGAGGGTCGGCGACGGGAAGGTGGCCACGGCGACCTGCTACCGCGAGAGCGACGCGACCGAAG AGCGCGGCTTTGCCTGCGCCAGCGGCAAGCGCGTGCCCGCCGACCGGACCTGCGACGGGACGGACGACTGCGGCGACCAAAGCGACGAGATGTGCTGCAAAC GCTGCAGAGGCGGCGCTTTCCGCTGCGACACGGGCGTGTGCTTGCATCCCGACGCGGAGGGGGACGGACAGATAGACTGCTTGGCGGGAGAAGACGAGGCGGCGACGCGCA AGGCGGCCGGGACGGAGTCAAAGAGCACAG AGTACGTCTCTCCTAGGAAAG AAATCCTCACCGACCGCCTCCATCTGGAGTCCAGGTTGCGGTGCGGCGTTCCCAACGCGACCGCCGCCTACGACGACAGCGTGAAGGACCGAGCGAGGCGCTTCAGGAGAGTGGTCGGCGGCGTGGCGGCCAACCGG ACGCAGATCCAGTGGCAGGTGGGCCTGTCGGAAAACGGAAAGGTGAACTGCGGGGGGACTTACATCGGAGGCTGCTGGATCGTCACGGCGGCTCACTGCGTCAGGCCCCACCCGTCGGCGTACCGCGTGAAGTTTTCCATCTGGGAGAAGTCGAGGCCTCAGGACACCACCGACATCATCCCAGTCGGCGAAGTCATCATCCACCCCGG GTTCGACAGCCGCACGTACGAGAACGACATCGCCCTGGTGCGGCTCAAGGATCTCCCGGAGCAGTGGGGAAAGTGCATGGAGGACAACCCGGCCGTGAAGCCCGCCTGCGTCCCCTGGTCCGAGCGACTCTTCAACGCCAACCACACCTGCAGCATCTCGGGCTGGGGCCGGACAGCGG TGGGAAAAGCTTCTCAAGTTCTCCTGTGGGCCAAAGTGTCCCTCATCGACGACTGCCGGCGGTTCTACAAAGACCGCTTCAAACCCGGGATGATGTGCGCCG GTGACCTGGAGGGAGCCGTGGACTCGTGCCAGGGGGACAGCGGCGGCCCGCTGGTGTGCGAGGACCACCTGGGCGtgtcctacctgtggggcatcgtCAGCTGGGGCGACCAGTGCGGCCAGCCGGGCTTCCCGGGCGTTTACACTCAG GTGGCGCACTACTTTGAGTGGATCCGCCTGCACACGGGCTGGAGCGCCGTCACCCGGTTCAACTCGTGA
- the LOC133494677 gene encoding complement factor I-like isoform X5, translating to MHRGTLLLQAAVFVPRRGLGSRLREGRLPLQFLLPGHGDVMPLPEVDHVPLRRNLLRPATQVQHHPGSRHGRAHPLRSGRRESRRREAPAGVRRAVEHGERQRGLQGSPSPSVSGKHTTQFPSSERDGYCSRTTAKAVSRASCQPPHPRSGAASAGLLEATALRRGFPDSCVSLRCQGFETSPAECVIHDAVRVGDGKVATATCYRESDATEERGFACASGKRVPADRTCDGTDDCGDQSDEMCCKRCRGGAFRCDTGVCLHPDAEGDGQIDCLAGEDEAATRKAAGTESKSTEYVSPRKEILTDRLHLESRLRCGVPNATAAYDDSVKDRARRFRRVVGGVAANRTQIQWQVGLSENGKVNCGGTYIGGCWIVTAAHCVRPHPSAYRVKFSIWEKSRPQDTTDIIPVGEVIIHPGFDSRTYENDIALVRLKDLPEQWGKCMEDNPAVKPACVPWSERLFNANHTCSISGWGRTAVGKASQVLLWAKVSLIDDCRRFYKDRFKPGMMCAGDLEGAVDSCQGDSGGPLVCEDHLGVSYLWGIVSWGDQCGQPGFPGVYTQVAHYFEWIRLHTGWSAVTRFNS from the exons ATGCATCGAGGGACGCTGCTCCTGCAAGCCGCCGTATTTGTGCCCCGCCGAGGGCTCGGCTCCCGTTTGCGCGAAGGACGGCTACCGCTACAGTTCCTACTGCCAG GTCATGGCGATGTCATGCCGCTTCCAGAGGTCGACCATGTCCCACTTCGGAGAAACCTGCTCAG ACCAGCGACCCAAGTTCAACATCACCCTGGATCCCGACACGGGCGCGCTCACCCTCTTCGTTCCGGACGGCGCGAGTCCCGAAGGCGGGAAGCACCTGCTGGTGTGCGGCGAGCGGTGGAACATGGAGAGCGCCAACGCGGTCTGCAGGGGTCTCCATCACCCTCTGTGAGCGGAAAACACACGACTCAATTCCCGTCCTCAGAACGCGACGGCTACTGTTCGCGTACGACGGCTAAGGCGGTGTCGCGGGCCTCGtgtcaacccccccacccccgcagcggcgccgcgtccgccggccTGCTGGAAGCGACGGCCCTACGCCGGGGCTTTCCCGACAGCTGCGTCAGCCTCCGCTGTCAGGGCTTCGAGACGTCGCCGGCCGAGTGCGTCATCCACGACGCCGTGAGGGTCGGCGACGGGAAGGTGGCCACGGCGACCTGCTACCGCGAGAGCGACGCGACCGAAG AGCGCGGCTTTGCCTGCGCCAGCGGCAAGCGCGTGCCCGCCGACCGGACCTGCGACGGGACGGACGACTGCGGCGACCAAAGCGACGAGATGTGCTGCAAAC GCTGCAGAGGCGGCGCTTTCCGCTGCGACACGGGCGTGTGCTTGCATCCCGACGCGGAGGGGGACGGACAGATAGACTGCTTGGCGGGAGAAGACGAGGCGGCGACGCGCA AGGCGGCCGGGACGGAGTCAAAGAGCACAG AGTACGTCTCTCCTAGGAAAG AAATCCTCACCGACCGCCTCCATCTGGAGTCCAGGTTGCGGTGCGGCGTTCCCAACGCGACCGCCGCCTACGACGACAGCGTGAAGGACCGAGCGAGGCGCTTCAGGAGAGTGGTCGGCGGCGTGGCGGCCAACCGG ACGCAGATCCAGTGGCAGGTGGGCCTGTCGGAAAACGGAAAGGTGAACTGCGGGGGGACTTACATCGGAGGCTGCTGGATCGTCACGGCGGCTCACTGCGTCAGGCCCCACCCGTCGGCGTACCGCGTGAAGTTTTCCATCTGGGAGAAGTCGAGGCCTCAGGACACCACCGACATCATCCCAGTCGGCGAAGTCATCATCCACCCCGG GTTCGACAGCCGCACGTACGAGAACGACATCGCCCTGGTGCGGCTCAAGGATCTCCCGGAGCAGTGGGGAAAGTGCATGGAGGACAACCCGGCCGTGAAGCCCGCCTGCGTCCCCTGGTCCGAGCGACTCTTCAACGCCAACCACACCTGCAGCATCTCGGGCTGGGGCCGGACAGCGG TGGGAAAAGCTTCTCAAGTTCTCCTGTGGGCCAAAGTGTCCCTCATCGACGACTGCCGGCGGTTCTACAAAGACCGCTTCAAACCCGGGATGATGTGCGCCG GTGACCTGGAGGGAGCCGTGGACTCGTGCCAGGGGGACAGCGGCGGCCCGCTGGTGTGCGAGGACCACCTGGGCGtgtcctacctgtggggcatcgtCAGCTGGGGCGACCAGTGCGGCCAGCCGGGCTTCCCGGGCGTTTACACTCAG GTGGCGCACTACTTTGAGTGGATCCGCCTGCACACGGGCTGGAGCGCCGTCACCCGGTTCAACTCGTGA